In the genome of Nocardia terpenica, one region contains:
- a CDS encoding glycosyltransferase — MRIVQLANFYTPASGGLRTCVDEIGRGYLAAGHDRVLVVPGLTDADEPTAAGRRITVRGPRFGSAGYHVLTARRTRPLLERLRPDVIECSDKLSVRWLAPWARRAGVPLVLFSHERIDAILRSRVPPGFPLNTAADVANRRLVARAHRIVVTSGFARDEFARIGARNVHRIPLGVDLDTFRPLDTVAAPLRLVGRDEPAPETGSGTADSAAARLVMVSRLSREKRPGRAIEALRLLRDNGIPAELTIVGDGPLRERLRQFAAGLPVTFLGHLADRNTVATTIAAADIAVCPSPAETFGLAVLEALACGTPVVVPQDGAARELLGGPGSGLDCDGTPEGLAAAVRALLAIPAPERRRAARRAAERFPWSTTVDALLSLYTEHTTITRSA, encoded by the coding sequence CCTGGTGGTGCCGGGGCTGACCGACGCCGACGAGCCGACCGCCGCCGGACGCCGAATCACGGTGCGCGGCCCGCGCTTCGGCTCGGCCGGGTATCACGTGCTGACCGCCCGCCGCACCCGCCCGCTGCTGGAACGGCTGCGACCGGACGTGATCGAATGCAGCGACAAGCTGAGCGTGCGGTGGCTGGCGCCGTGGGCGCGCCGGGCGGGGGTGCCGCTGGTGCTGTTCTCGCACGAGCGGATCGACGCCATCCTCCGCTCGCGGGTACCGCCCGGTTTCCCACTCAATACCGCCGCCGACGTGGCCAATCGACGGCTGGTCGCGCGCGCCCACCGCATCGTGGTCACCTCCGGATTCGCCCGCGACGAATTCGCCCGCATCGGCGCGCGCAATGTGCACCGCATTCCCCTGGGCGTCGACCTGGACACCTTCCGCCCGCTCGACACCGTGGCCGCTCCCCTGCGCCTGGTCGGCCGCGACGAACCCGCCCCCGAAACGGGCAGCGGCACCGCCGATTCCGCCGCCGCGCGACTGGTCATGGTGAGCCGCCTGTCCCGGGAGAAGCGACCGGGCCGCGCGATCGAGGCGCTGCGCCTGTTGCGCGACAACGGAATCCCCGCCGAGCTGACCATTGTCGGCGACGGACCACTGCGAGAACGCCTGCGGCAGTTCGCGGCCGGGCTACCGGTCACCTTCCTCGGCCACCTCGCGGACCGGAACACCGTGGCCACCACGATCGCCGCCGCCGATATCGCCGTATGTCCCTCCCCCGCCGAGACTTTCGGCCTCGCGGTGCTGGAGGCGCTGGCCTGCGGCACACCGGTGGTGGTCCCGCAGGACGGCGCCGCCCGCGAACTACTCGGCGGCCCCGGCTCGGGCCTCGACTGCGACGGCACCCCCGAGGGCTTGGCCGCCGCCGTCCGCGCCCTGCTGGCCATCCCCGCCCCCGAACGCCGCCGCGCCGCCCGCCGCGCCGCAGAACGTTTTCCGTGGTCGACCACGGTGGATGCGTTACTGAGCCTGTATACGGAGCACACCACGATCACCCGCTCCGCCTGA